The sequence TTGGCGACGAAGGCAGTGGCGCGTGGATTGGCCGCCGCGCACTCGGTATAGTTGCGGCCGCTGCTGATGGGCGGGAACCATCCACCGAGTTGACGGGAGCGATTCTTACTGCAGCTGAGGCGAATGAACCTTCGGAGCTCATTCCATGGGGCATCGCAGCGACACCGATGGACCTTGCCATGCTTGCTCCCATCGTTTTCAACGCTGCATCGGGCGGCGACATTCGCGCCAACGCACTAGTGTCGCTGGCGGTCGAAGAGCTAGTGCTTCATGTGCGGGCGCTCGCGATTCGACTTTTCGGCGACGATCGCGCAGCGGCGCCGGTTGCGTTCGCCGGCGGGCTGCTGCAGAAGGGAGCGCCCCTCAGAAAGCGTCTCGAGCACCGGCTTAGGTCGGCTGTGCCTGGGGCTCAGCTGAGAGCAGGCGATATCATCGCGGCGCGAGGCGCGGTGAAGGCGGCGATACACATGCTTCAAGGCGCCGATGGCAATGCCTCAGTTTTGCCGGTCGCGCCGACGGTGGGCAAGCCGATCGAGTAGCCGGCCGCGCGCGGAAAGCGCGACGATACGCTCGGCAGAGGGCGCAAGTTGGTTGGAAGCCCGAAGCGGCGTAACGGAACTGCGGAACTGCGTGTTTTCAGGTTGTGCAGATGCCTGGCCCCAGCCGTCAGTAACTGCAAACTGAGAAACGCCGACCCATCAGTTGTCTGTAACAAATGACTCCAGCAGGCGAGGTCGGGGGTCAGGGAGGATTTCTTTCCGTGCGGATTTCTGGAGGCCCGCGGAATGAAAGGGCGGGCGGAAGATACATGGGGCGCGTGAAGTTTCGGGCGTGTCAGATTTTAAAAAGCTTCTCGTTTGGCAAAAGGCCCATTCGTTGGCACTTGAGTGTCATCGCGTTGGGACCGCAATGCGAGGAACCGAACATCCAAGTCTTCGCAGTCAGATGGTCGAGCGGCGATGTCGATCCCGGCGAACATCGTTGAAGGGGTCTCAGGACACCCGGCGCGAATTTGCGCGCTACCTGAAAATTGCGGTCAATTCGGCCGCTGAGCTGGAGTACCACTTGATAACAGGCCGCGATATCGGCGCCATCGGGAAGCCCGATTTCCTGTCTCTCCTCAATCAGCTCGTGGAGGTAAGAAAGATGCTGCACGGCTTGCTCAACTATGCGCGCAAGTCCGAGGCAACCCTCGATGCCACGACACACTGAATCCCCAGCCGCCGCCTGGCCCCTGAACCTCGCGTGCTGGAATCATTGGTTCCCGACGACTGACGGGTCGGCTTTTCTCAGTTTGCGGCTACTGAAACCCGATGCCAGGCTTCTGCACAACCTCAAAACTCAGCTTTTTATCTCACGCCGCCAGTGACTGCTCCACCGCAACATCGGGTACCGGCACGAACTCCCCTTCCCACCGTGCCATCACCACCGTTGCGAGACAGTTGCCCACAAGATTTACGGTCGTTCTCGCCATGTCCATCAGCTCATCGACACCCAGGATGAGTGCCACGGCCTCGAGCGGCAGCCCGAACGACGCCAGCGTTCCCGATAGAATCACGAGCGAAGCACGTGGCACTGCTGCGACGCCCTTACTGGTTACCATCAGCGTCAGCATCATGATGAGCTGCTGGCCGAAGGTCATGTCGACGCCAGCCGCCTGAGCCGCGAACACCGACGCGACCGCCAGGTAAAGCGTAGTACCGTCCAGATTAAACGAGTAGCCGGTCGGCATCACGAACGCGACGATTCGCCGCGGCACGCCGATGCGCTCCATCGCCTGCATCGCGCTTGGCAGGGCGGCTTCTGACGATGTCGTCGAAAACGCGATGAGTGCCGGGGCCTTCACTGCTTTCAGGAACTGTCTTATCGGCACCTTGAACATGATCGCGACAGGGACCAACACGAAGGCGACCAGAACGATCAGAGCCCCGTATAGCGTCAGGATCAGCTTGCCGAGGTTGATGAGAACTCCGACGCCGCTATGACCGACGGTGACAGCCATTGCGGCGCCGATGCCGATTGGCGCGTACCTCATGACGATGCCCGTAAACTTGAACATCACCTCGGCAAGCCCTTCAGCACCCGCAAGTACGAACTCTTTCGGCTTCCCGCGTACCTGCGATAGCGCTATCGCGAACAGGATGGAAAAGAACACGATCTGCAGCACGTCGTTTTTTGCGGCCGCTTCGAAAAAGCTCTGTGGGACAATGTGCTCCAGGAATCCACCAGCTGTCGGGGTATTCGCGGCGAGTTTCTGTCCCTGGTCTGCCGATCCAGCCAAAACCACTCCTTCGCCAGGCCGCACCAGATTCGCGGCCCCAAGCCCGATGAACAGCGCCAGCGTGGTGACAATCTCGAAATAGATGATCGACTTGAAGGCAAGCCGGCCGACGCGCTTCATGTCGTCGCCATGGCCAGCAATTCCCATCACGAGCGTTCCGAATATGATCGGCACGATGATGGACTTGATCATCCGGAGGAAAACTGTGGATAGCGGCTTGAGCGACTGGGCAAAGTCGGGAGCGAGCCATCCAAGTATGGCCCCGACAACCATGCCGATCAGGATCCACTTGGTCAGCGAGACCCGGCGTAGCTGAGTAAAGACGTTCATCAGGCGTTCGGTGGAGGTTCAGTCACGGGCGCGGTGCCGCGGCGAAGCGTTGAATGACGATAGCCATAGGCAAAGTAGATCGCTACACCGATCGCCAGCCAGATGCCGAACCGCTCCCATGCCCGCACCGGGAGGCCGGTCATGATATAAATGCACGAGCCAGCGCCGACCAGCGTCACCGGCCACACAAACGGCACTCTGAAAGGCCGGGGCCGGTCTGGCTGGGTGTATCTCAGGACAAGCACTCCGATACAAACAATCGCGAATGCCGAGAGCGTTCCAATATTGGTGAGATCGTAGATCTCGTTCTCGTCGGCGAACAGGGCACCAACTCCTACCGCAATCCCTGTAATGAGCGTGGTAATGTGTGGTACCCTTGATTTTTTGCTGACCTTCGATGCCCACCCCGGAAGCAAACCGTCGCGGCCCATGGCGAAGAAGATGCGCGGCTGCCCGTACTGAAACACCAGGAGCACAGCAGTGAGCGATATCACCGCGCCCAGCGCAACGATCCAGCTCGCCGTCCCGAGCCCCGCGAGGGTGAGTGCTCTGGACAACGGATCGGCCGCCTTCAGGTCGGTATAAGGCACGATGCCGGTCGCGACTGCGCCGACGATGACGTAGATGACCGTGCAGATTGCGAGACCACCAAGAATTCCTATCGGCATATTGCGTTGAGGATTCTTTGTTTCTTCGGCCGCGGTGGAGATGGCGTCGAAGCCGATGTAGGCGAAGAAGATGATCGCCGCGCCCTGGTGAATTCCGCGCCAGCCATTCGGCGCAAAGGGCACGTAATTCGAGGTGTCGATATGCATCGCGCCAATCACGACGAACAACCCCAGCACCAGCAGCTTTATCACGACCATGACGTTGTTGACGCGTACGCTCTCGCGCACGCCCCGCAGCAACAGCCAGGTAATGGCCATAACGATCGCAAACGCGGGAATATTCAGCAGCACCGGTATTCCGGCGATGCGTGGCGCAGTCTGCATCAAACCCTGCACTGCCGGATCGGAACTGAGCGCCACCGCCCTGTATCCGTGCGTCGCCCACGCAGGAAACGCCAACCCGAATGCTGACAGGAACGAGCTGAAATACCCGCTCCAGGCGACTGCGACGGCGACGTTTCCGACTGCATACTCGAGGATCAGATCCCAGCCGATAATCCACGCCACCAGCTCGCCGAGGGTCGCGTACGAATACGCGTACGCGCTTCCAGCCTGCGGAATCATCGACGCGAGTTCGGCATAGCACAGGGCCGCAAGGCCGCACACAGCTCCGAGCAGGATGAAGGACACCACCAACGCCGGCCCCGCACCATACCGTACAACCACACCGCTCGGCAATATTTCACCCGCCGCGGCCGTGCCGATGGATGAGAAAATCCCGGCACCAATCACCGCCCCGATCGCGAGCATGATCAAATCGCCTGCTCCCAACGCGCGTTTTAACGCGTTGGGATGTCCCTCCTCAGCGAGAAGGTCGGCAATCGGCTTCCGCGCGAAGAGCGAATTCATGCTGCGCTGCTACTTCTCGATTCGCATGCCATAGAAAGAGCGGTGCACGAAGAAGATGGAAATCAGGAAGAAGACGCCCGCCAGTACGTGACTGAGCAATGGCCCGCGTTCAGCAGTAAGCGAAACGGCAAGCTCCACAGCAAGGAGTCCGAACAGCGTCGTGAACTTGATCACAGGATTGAGAGCCACCGAAGATGTGTCCTTGAATGGATCGCCAACCGTATCACCGACAACCGTTGCCGCGTGAAGCTCGGTTCCCTTCTGCTTGAGCTCGACTTCCACGATTTTCTTCGCGTTGTCCCATGCGCCACCGGCGTTTGCCATGAAGATCGCCTGATACAACCCGAACAACGCAATTGAAATCAGATAGCCGATGAAGAAATACGGCTCAACGAACGCGAACGCGAGGGTCGAGAAGAATACCGTGAGGAAAATGTTGAACATTCCCTTCTGCGCATATCTGGTGCAGATCTCGACGACTTTCTTGCTGTCCTCGACCGATGCCTTCGCCGCACTTTCGAGGTTGATGTTCGCCTTGATGAACTCCACCGCCCGGTATGCACCGGTCGTGACAGCCTGAGTCGACGCGCCGACGAACCAATGGATCACGGCGCCACCTGCGATCAGGCCCAGGAGAAATGGCGGATGCAGAATAGAGATGTATTGCAGGAACTCCGGCTGCAACCCCTGAGTGAGTGACACGATGATCGAGAAAATAAGTGTCGTCGCACCAACGACCGCGGTACCGATCAAAACCGGCTTGGCGGTGGCCTTGAACGTATTGCCCGCGCCGTCATTCTCCTCGAGAAGGTGTTTGGCGCGTTCGAAATTGGGCGTAAACCCATAGTCCCGGTTGATCTCTGCATTGATGTTCGGCAGTTGCTCGATGGTGGAAAGCTCGAACACTGATTGAGCATTGTCCGTCACGGGGCCGTACGAATCGACGGCAATCGTCACCGGACCCATCCCCAGAAATCCGAATGCGACGAGACCGAACGCAAACACCGCAGGTCCGATCATGAGTGTCTCGAAGCCGAACGTGCTCACACCGTATGCAATGGACATGAGGATCATGATCGCCATGCCCAGCCAGTAAGCGCTGAAGTTTCCGGCGACGAGCCCGGATAGAATGTTCAGCGACGCACCGCCTTCGCGCGAAGACGTCACCACTTCCTTGACGTGCGTTGATTCGGTCGACGTAAAAATCTTCACGAGCTCTGGAATGATCGCGCCGGCCAGCGTGCCGCAGGTAATGACCGTCGACAGCTTCCACCAGAGGGAACCATCGCCGAGGTCAGGGATAAGCAGCCACGACACGAGGTAGGTCATCACCACTGACACGATCGAGGTGAGCCACACGAGTGACGTAAGCGGCGCCTCGTAGTTCATGTTGTCGGCATTCACGTAGCGCGCCTTGGCGGCTGCTTCATTCATCAGATAGGAGACACCGCTGGCAACGACCATCATGATCCGCATGGCGAAAATCCAGACCAGCAACTGCACCTGGACGACGGGTGACGCCACCGCCAGCAGGATGAATGAAATCAGGGCGACACCCGTGACCCCGTAGGTCTCAAAGCCGTCCGCGCTCGGTCCAACCGAGTCGCCGGCATTATCCCCGGTGCAGTCGGCGATGGTGCCCGGATTGCGGACATCGTCTTCCTTGATATTGAAGACGATCTTCATGAGATCGGCGCCGATGTCGGCGATCTTGGTGAATATTCCGCCGGCGATTCGAAGCGCGGCCGCGCCGAGTGATTCACCGATCGCGAAACCGATGAAGCACGGACCCGCGTAGTCGCCCGGGATGAACAGCAGGATACAAAGCATCAGAAACAGCTCGACGCTGATGAGCAGCATGCCGATGCTCATGCCGGCCTTGAGCGGAATCGAATAGCACGGATACGGCTTGCCCCTGAGACTGGCGAAGGCAGTGCGCGAGTTGGCGAAGGTATTGATACGAATGCCGAACCACGCAACGCCGTAGCTGCCGGCAATGCCGATGAGGCTGAACAGCAGGATTATCGCGACCTTGGTTGCCTCGAAATCGAGCAGAAATCCGAAATACAGCAGAATCACGAACCCGATGAACAGCTCGAGGATCAGAATGAACTTTCCCTGCGTGATCAGATAAGTCTTGCAAGTCTCGTAGATCAGCTCCGAGATCTCGAGCATCGATCCGTGCACCTCCATCTTCTTCAGCTGACCGTATATGACGAGGCCGAAGAGAAGTCCGAGTATGCAGACCAGCAGTCCGCCGGTGAGCAGCGTCGTTCCCGACATTCCAAGAAACTCGACTGCGCCGAGGTCAGGTATGATGAGATTTGCTTCGCCGCCCGGTCGGTGCACTGGAGCCGGCTCGACGGAAGTGCCTGTCGCGGGGCCTGCCTGAGCCAAGCCGGTCGCCGCGGATAACGTGCTGCCAGCGAGGGCAATCAGCGCAACTGACATTACAGTCACAGCCCGACGGAACAGCGGGTGAATCCAAATCGTCATCGAAAATCTCCTGAGGGTAAAAAACTGGCGCCCCGATCCGGCGCCATGGCGGGAAGCAACATCAACGTTCAACAGCTCATTCTTTCAGTTCTCGAGGCACAAGCGGCGTCGCGCTTCCGCTCCGGGGGCGCACATTGTCAAGCTTGCGGAGACATCTTGCGCCAGAGCGAATACACGGGTATGCCGATGGCCACGAGAACGAGGCCGGACAGTGCCTGCGCCCTCGTCTTGTCAGCGATCAGCAGGACAATCGCAACCGTACCCGCCAACAGAATGTAGAGCCCTGGCAGGACGGGATAGCCGATCGCGCGGTACGGGCGTTCAGCGTCGGGTTTCGTGGACCTGAGGATGAACAACCCAACGGTCGTGAGTACGTAAAATATCAACGCTGCGAAAATGACGAAGTCGAGTAGCTGGCCGTAAGTCCCCGTAAGGCACAGCAGGCTTGTCCAGACAGCCTGTACGATCAATGCGGTTGAGGGAACCCGATTGACGTTGAGCTGCGCGGCGCGCTTGAAGAAAAGACCGTCGCGAGCCATCGCGTAGTAGACTCGCGACCCGGCGAGGATCAACCCATTGTTGCAGCCGAACGTCGAGATCAGAATGGCGCTCGCCATTATCGTTCCGCCTATCGCGCCGAATATCACCTCCGCAGCCGCACTTCCGACACGATCCTGCGTCGCGTGCTGAATGCCACGGCCTATAACAGACGCGGCATCCTTGGCGCCGTCAAGCGGCAGCACGTTGAGATAAGCAATGTTGGCCAGAAGGTAGAGCGCGCTGACCAGTCCGGTTCCCATCAGCAGGGCGAGCGGAAGATTTCGCTGCGGATTCTTTACTTCAGCTGCCGCGAACGTGACGTTATTCCACGCGTCGCTCGAGAAAAGCGATCCCACGAGTGACGCACCGAAAGCGATGAGAAACACCGACGAAACATCGACATTGCCGGTAAACCTGCCGGGGCCGAAGTTGGCGGCGACGGCGTCGGCATTTCGACCAACGGTGAGAGCGAGAAGAATGAGCGCGGCAAGCGCCCCCGTCTTCACCACAGTGAGCGTGGTCTGGACAAACTTTCCTTCCTTGACGCCGCGGAGATTGATCCACGTCAAAACCCATACGCTCAGGAGAGCGATGAGCCGCTGGGGCGACAGCCCCATCTCCACGAGTCCGCCAGGGGTATTGAAATCGATCTGCGGAAACCAGGAAAAGCGGTCGGGTGTGATGCCGGGCCATAGGACTCCCAGGAAGCGCCCGAATCCTACAGCCACGGCCGCAATCGTTCCCGTTTGAATGACAATGAACAGCGTCCAGCCGTATAGAAAACCCATGAGGGGCCCCATGGATTCACGCAGGAACACGTACTGGCCTCCCGCACGCGGATACATTGCAGCGAGCTCGCCGTACGCAAGCGCGCCGAGCATGGTGATCACTCCGGCGACGACCCACGCAAGCATCAGCCACAGGGGCGAGCCGACCGTCCGCGAAATATCGGCCGACACAATGAAGATTCCGCTGCCAATCATCGATCCGGCGACGAGCATCGTCGCGTCGGTGAGCGTCAGCGCCTTGACGAAGTCACCCGACGTCGGAGTTCCGTCGGGGGATCTCGGGTCGTCATCGACCTGCTCGGGCGCGTCGTATGTGCCGGGCATATTCGTCATCCAATAACTCCGCGGGTATGGATACCGTCTGTCGCCCGGTGATCAGCGGGCGGAATCTACAGGCGACGCCGGTGTACTGCTAGGAGGCAGGACAGTCTGGATTCAGAAGATGAATTGGATGTCTACGGTGTCTCGTATCGGGGTTCCATCGGCCTTGACCCCCGGACGGAACCGAAGTGCGAGCAGAACCTCACGCAGTCGGCGGTTGTATCCGCCATCGCGGGATGGGTTGAAGCCGAGCAGCGTCGACTTCCCTTTTTCGTCAACATCGAAGTAAGCCGTCAGGTGATACCCTCTGAGCGACGAAGGCGCCGGAAGTGGTGGCAGGAAAAACTGCGTTGGAGTGGGAGGAAAACTGCTTCCGGGACCTCCTCCTGTGCCTGGACCATTTGCCGATCCTGTGCCCGTCCCGACGCCCGATCCAACTCCGCCCCCGCTTCCCGGTCCGGCGCCCGCTGACCCGCTGGTGCCAGCGCCACTTCCGGCAGGCCCGGTTGTAGCCGCACCCGTTGGCGGTAGCACGGACGGCGCCTGGGCGAGAGGCACCGCGGCGGGTGGCACCACCGGCACCGTCTTCGGCAGTTCCATCGGGATTGGCGCAACGAGCGCTGCCGCGTCGGGAGCAGGTGGCTTGATGCGAACGAATTGCAAACGCTGTGCGGCACCGGAACGTCCGCCCCCTGAACCTCCCCCGCCTCCGCCCGCCGGCCCTGCACCGCCGCCGCCAGTGGCAGGTTCAGCCTTGAAACTCTTACGAGCTATTGGAAACAGAACGAGGAAAATGATCAGCGCATGTGCAAAAAGAGAGGCGGCGACACCCTTCCACCGCCCCTCTCTGCTGCTTCGTGGTACGCCGACGGGCGCTCGGTACCGGTTACCTATGGAGCCGCCGGATCCTTATCCTTCGGAGACACACCGATGACCTTGACGCCAGCCCCGCGGGCGACATCCATGGCATAAATCACCTGAGAATACTTGACGGCCTTAGGTGCACCCTTGACGAAAATGATCTTCTCAGGACGCGCCTTGTAAATCTCGGTCAACCGTGCCAGCAACCGCGCCTTTGGAACCTCCTCTTTGTTCACGAGATACTTTTCGCCAGCAAGTACTTCGAGCACGATCTGCGGAGGCGGATTGGTGCTCTCAGTGGTTTCGATGGGATCAGGTAGCTGAAGATCGATCGCCTTCCTCGACATCGGCACCACGAGCATGAAGATGATCAGCAGTACCAGCAGCACGTCGATCATCGGAGTGACGTTGATCTCGTTGGTTAGAGCCCCGCCTTCCCCTCCAGTAGACATTGACATCAGTCTTTACCGCCTGCGGGTTTGCCACCACCCAGAAGGTTATCGGTGGCAATCAGGGAAACAGTCCCTGGCTGCTGATCCGTGATCATTCCCGTAACGCGAACTTCGTTCTTCGAGGCGATGTCGAGAGCGTCGAGAACCTTCCCGTACTCGAGATCCTTGTGCGCCTTTACATACAACAGTTTGTCATCCTCACGATTCTCGTAGATCGTCTTGAGACGCTGAGCGAGCTCCGCGTTTGGAATCGGCGCCTTGTTCAGGAAGTATTGCCCGTTGGCGTCGATGCCGAGAACCTGGTCGCGATCCTCCTCCGGATGTGGCTTGAGGTTCACGCCCTGCGGAGGAATCGCCTGAAAGCCGGCGCTGATCGCGGGAATGACGAGCATGAAGATGATGAGGAGAACCAGCATGACGTCGATCATCGGCGTCACGTTGGGTTCTGCCTTGATATTACTGCGCGTTGCGCCTGATGACATGGACATGGGCCGGAACTCCTTGCGCTAATTCGAGATAGGCGCGGATCCGGCCGTAGCCGTGGTGTTGAATTCGCGGGTGAAGCGCGACCGGCCGAACTCGCCGCTCACGTTCTTGATCATGTAGTCGATCATCTCCTTCGAGGTATACGTCATCTCGGCGGTGAGATTATCGATCTTGACCTGGAAGAAGTTGTACGACCACACCGCCGGAATTGCGACGATGAGTCCGAACGCCGTGGTAATGAGTGCCTCGGCCACACCGGCGGAGATCGCGGAAAGTCCGCCGGAGCCGGACGATGCCATACCGACGAACGCGTTGACGATACCCATCGTTGTTCCGAGCAACCCGACGAATGGAGCGGTCGCGCCGACCGTGGCGAGAATGCCGAGGCCGCGCTTCAGATCGGTGATCGTCATCAGCATCTCGCGCTCGATCGCGCGCTCAGCCGAGTTGATATCACCGACGTTGACTGTGCCATCCTGAATCAGCGGCTTGATTTCCGTAAGCGCGCCGCCAAGGACGCGGGCAACATGCGACTTCTTGTACTTCTCGGAAAGCGTGACCGCTTCAGTGAGATTGTCTTCTTCGAGAAACTGCGAAAATTCAGGAGCGAACTTACGGGTTTCCTTCTGGGCTTGCTTCAGATCCCACCACTTTTTGATCGTGACCGTGAGCGACCAGATGGACATGAAGAGAAGCGTGAAGACGATGCCTTTGGCGAACCAGCCCATTTCATGCCAGAGGTCGATAAGAGAAAGTCCCATGGTATTTGATTCCCGGTTGGTTGTTGTTGTGGTTGGTTATCTGTCGAGCTTGAACTGGAAACTCTGCTGCACGAGCTGCTTTACCTTCTTTCCGCCGACTTCGGCCGCGTAGAAACGCATCTGCGGCAGCGCGGTGCGGACCGCGTTTGCAAACATGTCGTTGGTAGCCTTGAGGACCTTGAATGAGCTCGTCTCGGCTTTGCCGTCCTCGTTGACGACGAACTGCGCCTGTACTTCACCCTCGACTCCCGAGGATCGGAGTGCATCGGGATAGCGCGGGCTGCCCGTACCCGGAATCTGGGCGACAGGCTTCTCGACCTGAAAATCGAAATACGGCTCGTTGCTGATTTTCTGCGGCGTACCGCCAGCGACACCGGCAGCAACTCCGCCCTTTACGCCCTTGCCACTGAAGTCGGCTTCATTCGTGACTTTCTTGCTGAGATCAATATCCGGAATCTTGATCGGAATATCGACCGGTGCCTGAAGCACCTGGAAGCCTTTCGGCGGCGGCGCCTTCATGACGACATCCTTCGGCGGCGGCGGCGGCGGCTCCTTGGGCTTGGGCGGCGGAGGCGGTTCCTTCTTCATTTCGACGAACTGGATCTTTTCGTTCTTCGTCTTGTCGTCGGCGATCCCGGCACGCGCAGTCGCAATGACGGCGAGCGCGATCAGACCTCCATGGAACACCATGCTGAACATGGTTCCGCCTGCAAGCTTCTGCTTCTTGGGCTGCGACTCGATCAGTAGATTGAACATTGATTCACCGAGTTGAGTATGGGTGAGTTGTAGCTTATTCGCACCCGGGTCCCGAAGTAATAGCAGGAAGATTAAGAATCCATGAAATCGGTCTTAATCGGCGATTCATGCTTTCACCTGCGTCGGCAAGGGCAGCGTTACAGTAAAGAGACTGCCTTTCCCCAATCGCGACGATGCAGTCAGCGTGCCACCATGTGCCTGAGCGATCCACTGGCTGATGGCGAGACCAAGGCCGAACCCGCCGCGCTCCGACATGCGCGAACGTGCGCGGTCGGCCCGCCAGAACCGTTCGAAGATGTACGGCACGTCCGCAGCAGCAATTCCAATTCCCGTATCCCGAACCGCAAATGTCACGTTGTCGGGATGAACTCCAAGTCCGATATCTACTTTCCCGCCAGGCGGAGTGTACTTGATTGCGTTAGTCACGAGATTGAGAAACAACTGGCGCAACCTCGTCGGATCACCCATCACTGTAATCGTTGCCGTGAAGGGAAGATTCACAGCGACTCCCGCGCCTTCCCCAAGTATCTGCGCGGTCTCGTAAACATCCTTCACCAGTGGCTCGAGCTCGACCGGCTCGCGGTGGATGTCAAACCGTCCTTCGTCGGCGCGCGCAAGAGTGAGCAGGCTTTCGACGAGATCGGCCATCCGCGTCGTCTCATGCAGCGCCTCCTCCAGCGCCACCATTCTTTCGTCTCGCGACGGCTCGCTCATCGCCCGCTCGACGTCAGCCCGCATCACCGTCAACGGAGTCTTGAGTTCGTGACTCGCATCGGCAGTAAACCGTCGAAGCCCCATGAACGAGCTTTCGAGGCGCTCGATCATTGCATTGAGCGTCGACACCAGACTCGCAAACTCACGCCCCGAGTTATCCATGCTCAGCCGGCGGTGAAGGCTGCGACCGTCGCTGATCGCCGCGACATCGTGCGTCAGCTTGGCGATTCGCTGCGAGGTGAGTCCGAATGCCGCGTAGGCCCCCCAGCCCGCCAGTGCAATCAGAACTGGAGCAATGATAAAGAACGTCACTATAAACTCGCGCGGTAATGCGGTGCGCGAGCGCGTAGGCACTCCCACAACGACCCTGCCGAGGCTCGCCGTCGGGCTGGAGAGCGCATTCGCGATGAGCAACAGCCGCTCGTTCGCTGTTGGCAGCGACAGCAAGCCGGCCGGGCCTCCAACGCGCAGATTGACGAGCTGCCCCGCTAGCAGCGAAGAATCGGAAGCACCCAACCGCTGTGCCGCGGGAGACTGGTAAATGGGAATACCCCGGGTATCGGTTATTACCAGGTAGTCCGGAAACGCGCCGAGCATCGACCGCAGCAGCGGAGTGACGAACAGCGCCTGACCGGCGGTATCGCGTCCGACGACGGTTTGCACGCCTTCGCGCGTCTCACGAATCACCGTCGCCGCTAATTCCGCCTGCGTTGCGGCATGTCGCGCGATATCGCTGTATACGGATGCATTCCGCACCTGCCAGACGGTCAGGCCCAGCGCCGCAGTGACGGCGACGAGCCCAGCTACGAACGAGGCAGTAAGGTTCGTCCGGGTGGATGCCACAATGCTTCAGCGGCTCACGGTTTGCGGCTCGTCGCGAATCACGTAGCCGACCCCGCGGATCGTGTGGATCAGTTTCGTGGCATGCGCGGCGTCGATTTTTTTCCGCAGATGATTGATGACAACGTCGACGATGTTTGTGCCGGGATCGAAATGATATCCCCACGCATACTCGGTGATGAGCGTGCGGCTCATCACCCGGTCGGAATGCCTCATCAGATACTCGAGAACTGTGTATTCCTTTGGGGTCAGCTCGATCGATTCGCCAGCGCGGGAAACCTCCCGCGTGTCAAGGTGCAGCGAGAGATCGGCAACCTTGAGCGCCGGTGACGCCAGCGCGCGCGGGCGTCGTGAAAGTGCTTCCACCCGCGCAAGCAGCTCCTCGAAGGCGAAAGGCTTGGTCACGTAGTCATCGGCACCTGCCCGCAGAGTTTCAACTTTGGCGTCGATGGCATCCTGGGCAGTGAGGACCAGCACCGGACGCTCGAAGCCACGCCTCCGCAGGTCGTTGAGCACCTGAAGGCCCGGCTTGCCCGGCAGCCGCATGTCGAGAATGACGAGATCGTAGTTGCCCGAAAATGCCATCTGCTCGCCGTCGTCGCCGTTTGCAACGAGATCCACACCCCAGCGCTGCTCTTCGAGGCCTCGCTTCACGAACTGGCCTACTGTGGGGTCATCCTCG is a genomic window of Gemmatimonadaceae bacterium containing:
- a CDS encoding TonB family protein — its product is MFNLLIESQPKKQKLAGGTMFSMVFHGGLIALAVIATARAGIADDKTKNEKIQFVEMKKEPPPPPKPKEPPPPPPKDVVMKAPPPKGFQVLQAPVDIPIKIPDIDLSKKVTNEADFSGKGVKGGVAAGVAGGTPQKISNEPYFDFQVEKPVAQIPGTGSPRYPDALRSSGVEGEVQAQFVVNEDGKAETSSFKVLKATNDMFANAVRTALPQMRFYAAEVGGKKVKQLVQQSFQFKLDR
- a CDS encoding HAMP domain-containing sensor histidine kinase; protein product: MASTRTNLTASFVAGLVAVTAALGLTVWQVRNASVYSDIARHAATQAELAATVIRETREGVQTVVGRDTAGQALFVTPLLRSMLGAFPDYLVITDTRGIPIYQSPAAQRLGASDSSLLAGQLVNLRVGGPAGLLSLPTANERLLLIANALSSPTASLGRVVVGVPTRSRTALPREFIVTFFIIAPVLIALAGWGAYAAFGLTSQRIAKLTHDVAAISDGRSLHRRLSMDNSGREFASLVSTLNAMIERLESSFMGLRRFTADASHELKTPLTVMRADVERAMSEPSRDERMVALEEALHETTRMADLVESLLTLARADEGRFDIHREPVELEPLVKDVYETAQILGEGAGVAVNLPFTATITVMGDPTRLRQLFLNLVTNAIKYTPPGGKVDIGLGVHPDNVTFAVRDTGIGIAAADVPYIFERFWRADRARSRMSERGGFGLGLAISQWIAQAHGGTLTASSRLGKGSLFTVTLPLPTQVKA
- a CDS encoding response regulator transcription factor, with the protein product MKILVIEDDPTVGQFVKRGLEEQRWGVDLVANGDDGEQMAFSGNYDLVILDMRLPGKPGLQVLNDLRRRGFERPVLVLTAQDAIDAKVETLRAGADDYVTKPFAFEELLARVEALSRRPRALASPALKVADLSLHLDTREVSRAGESIELTPKEYTVLEYLMRHSDRVMSRTLITEYAWGYHFDPGTNIVDVVINHLRKKIDAAHATKLIHTIRGVGYVIRDEPQTVSR